The Raphanus sativus cultivar WK10039 chromosome 6, ASM80110v3, whole genome shotgun sequence sequence TTGTTCTTCTTCCCACACAAAATCCATCGGATATTCATTGTTATGCGCCAGATCGAAGGGTGGCTGCTGCATCTGTTGTGTAGGGATTACAGAGAAACGCTGAAACGTTGAAAGACGAGCTTGAACATGAGCAATCTCAGCTTGTAGATTCATCACCTAAACACACCCCCACACACAGACATAGAGTCTTGCTCGTAAGTTTCAACATATATGAATAATAGGCATTAAAGAAAAATTTTCAATAAAGAACCTGATgttgaagagagaagagatggCCAACGGAACCATAAACAGGATCACGGAGCCTAGCCAAAGCCTCGTAACAGAGCGTGGCGACGGCATCAAGCCGCTTGTGCAAAGGCAGTCTCAGCAACATCTTAGAGGCATTGCTTGCTCCAAACACTTTGTGAACTGCTGCAAACGTAGCAGTCCCTTGCTCCGCATCGAAGTAAGGAGCGAAAACGCATCCACTCACACACTTCCTCCTCAAGAACTTGCATGCCCCGCACGGTCCTTCTCCTCTTCCACTGCCGTTCAAGTTTCCGGTCATCTTCAAGTAGCTAGAAAGAAACACTGAAATGAGCGAAAGAGATTATTTACATGCCAGGCCAAGTCGTTGAGCTACTCTAGTGATTTTATATACAGGAATGAAAAGTGTTTTTGACTCGATGTAAGTTAGTGAACACTATTGAATGAATCGGCCGCTTactattcatttatatatttttatttcgaaGTCTTTACGTGAATACTACTCATGTATTAATGTATACAGTTATATTATATCCTCGTATGAACACTTAATATCAGTTCCAAAATTCTATGTTATAAATGATCTTCTTGTAACATGTTCAAGATATTTAATGTGACTGAGAGTTAAATCAAACAAAGGCTCCCAAAAGGTCATTATTCATCGTCAGCTTCTGTTTTACATTTCTGTACCTTGGTTCTGATTCTCGTCTTTCTTTCTGGATGCCTTTTTGATTTTGTCGTTTGTTTGATTTTTGGGAGGACAGGAaccgtttcttttttgtttgaatgCCTCACTCACCTTTAGCTTGTTTTCAAGAATACTCAACGAAAATAATGCTAGTCATCGAGGCATAGATTGAATCGCGGTGTATAAACGTGGAGGCACACTTTTCATATAGTTTTGCCTCTAAAATTATCCGCTAGATCACTTGTTTTTCAATATACCTTTAACCGTTAAAGTGTTCGTAACTTGGTGGTAAATGAGGTACAGCTATACTGCCCGCCACCCGGGTTCGAACCTTGgccacaacggatttaacatcTCTTCCGTTGGGACGCTGGACCCCTCTTCGGTAAATAGTTGGGAATGTGGCAGATACCAGAgttatcacaaaaaaaaaaacacgctCCCAAAGGGAACCCACAAGTCTATTTAAAGAAATATACATGTTGTGTAAAAGATATATACACAAAGATAAGATCGATATCAGAGTGCACATACCACGTCTGATCAATTCATAACCCTAAAAACCTAACttacatttttattacataatttgtagCCCTAGTGGCCCCTCCTCATGCACTTTTCTTTTCATGCTATCACATCAATtgtcacctctctctctctctctctctctctctctctctctctctctctctctctctctctctctctctctctctctctctctctctctctctctctctctctctctctctctctctctctctctcctcacaTGCATGAACCCATAGACATTGAAAATGCACATGAACTCACAGACATTGAAAATGTAAGAAGGAGATGCATCTTGAGATGTCTGGTTCAAACCATAACCCTATATGTAAGAACGTATCAACACGAGGGTTGGTTTGGAGAAACCGGACTGAGACAAACATTGGAGGCGATTCACAATTGACActgaaacacacacaaacacaaaaacATGTAAGTATAAAGTTATATCTTTCGCAAGTAAGTGAGACAAGACAGCTACATAATTGTATTTCTCTTTTCCATTCTCCACTATCACAATCACGGTCAA is a genomic window containing:
- the LOC108808857 gene encoding LOB domain-containing protein 19, whose amino-acid sequence is MTGNLNGSGRGEGPCGACKFLRRKCVSGCVFAPYFDAEQGTATFAAVHKVFGASNASKMLLRLPLHKRLDAVATLCYEALARLRDPVYGSVGHLFSLQHQVMNLQAEIAHVQARLSTFQRFSVIPTQQMQQPPFDLAHNNEYPMDFVWEEEQLHQAGNEDGELAMQFVPKYLPSVKLPACTSG